The Streptococcus mitis genomic sequence TTCACAAATGCTGAAGCTATTAAATCAGTTAAATTAGAACAAACAGGTTCTCTTGCAGCTAAAACAGCAGTTGCTAAAGTAGAATTGTAATACACTTGAGGTTGGAAGCTGTTTTCCAACCTCTTGTTTTGGGAGAAAAGCATGAAATTTTTAACACTCAATACTCATAGCTGGATGGAAAAAGAAGCCGAGGAAAAATTCCAGCTCTTGCTTGAAGATATTCTTGATAAAGACTATGATTTGATATGTTTCCAAGAAATCAATCAGGAGATTACTTCGCCAGAGGTGGAGGTTAATGACCTTTATCAAGCTTTGCCAGCTGCTGAGCCTATTCATCATGATCACTATGTTAGACTCTTGGTTGAAAAGTTGTCAGAGCAAGGGAAAGATTACTACTGGACTTGGGCCTATAACCATATTGGTTATGACCGCTACCATGAAGGTGTGGCTATCTTGTCTAAAACACCTATTGAAGCAAGAGAAATTTTGGTTTCAGATGTGGATGATCCAACAGACTATCATACTCGCCGTGTCGCCCTGGCTGAAACTGTAGTCGATGGTAATGAACTTGCAGTTGCCAGTGTCCATCTTTCTTGGTGGGATAAAGGTTTCCAAGAAGAATGGGCACGATTTGAGGCTGTCTTGAAAGAATTGAACAAGCCACTTTTGCTGGCTGGAGATTTCAATAACCCAGCTGGTCAGGAAGGTTACAAAGCTATTTTAGCTAGCCCATTAGGTTTACAAGACGCATTTGAAGTTGCTCAAGATAAAAGTGGTAGCTATACTGTTCCACCAGAAATTGATGGCTGGAAGGGGAACACAGAACCCCTTCGAATCGACTATGTTTTTATTACCAAAGAGTTAGCGGTGGAAAATTTACATGTCGTATTTGATGGCAACAAGAGTCCACAAGTTAGTGATCACTATGGCTTGAATGCTATTTTAAACTGGAAATAATGACTGAAAAGAGGTTGGAATTATAACATTCCAGCCTTTTTCTGACTAGAAAAGCTACTGAAAGTAAGCTCTATA encodes the following:
- a CDS encoding endonuclease/exonuclease/phosphatase family protein, which encodes MKFLTLNTHSWMEKEAEEKFQLLLEDILDKDYDLICFQEINQEITSPEVEVNDLYQALPAAEPIHHDHYVRLLVEKLSEQGKDYYWTWAYNHIGYDRYHEGVAILSKTPIEAREILVSDVDDPTDYHTRRVALAETVVDGNELAVASVHLSWWDKGFQEEWARFEAVLKELNKPLLLAGDFNNPAGQEGYKAILASPLGLQDAFEVAQDKSGSYTVPPEIDGWKGNTEPLRIDYVFITKELAVENLHVVFDGNKSPQVSDHYGLNAILNWK